In Carya illinoinensis cultivar Pawnee chromosome 7, C.illinoinensisPawnee_v1, whole genome shotgun sequence, the following are encoded in one genomic region:
- the LOC122315392 gene encoding uncharacterized protein LOC122315392, with protein sequence MIPACFSQPNTLPSSSQVPDPQNLITCIYQTQLCGSPSYLTLTWSKTLFSHSLTIYAADSFSITISLSPSTFSFFRTRPGSKSMYLTRSHCQRIKLYWDFTRAEFTSNSAEPESCFYVAISWDTKLEFFLGDLVDELTRRSGLVMTRQLREPALLSRREHVFGRRNYVSRAQFLGTKHEFGIEYCSGGVLKVKVDGEISLVIKRLAWKFRGNEKFYVGGIEVEFFWDVFNWVNDNNGNGHGVFVFQVGDGGVWPDMVGPEKRLMKKSLSSSPVSGTIPSPSTPSCSSVLQWAEENSDGGRSSCSSSIRSCGSNGGGFSLLLYAWRKD encoded by the coding sequence ATGATTCCAGCATGTTTCAGCCAACCCAACACCCTCCCAAGCAGCTCTCAAGTACCTGATCCTCAAAACCTCATTACCTGCATATACCAAACCCAGCTCTGTGGCTCTCCCTCCTATCTCACACTCACCTGGTCCAAAACCCTCTTCTCTCACTCCCTCACCATCTACGCCGCGGACTCTTTCTCCATcaccatctctctctccccttcaacCTTCTCTTTCTTCAGAACTCGACCCGGCTCAAAATCTATGTACTTGACCCGAAGTCATTGCCAGAGGATCAAGCTCTACTGGGACTTCACCCGGGCCGAGTTCACGAGCAACTCCGCCGAGCCCGAGTCCTGCTTCTACGTCGCCATCTCGTGGGATACCAAGCTTGAATTCTTTCTCGGTGATCTTGTCGATGAATTGACTAGACGGTCCGGATTGGTCATGACTCGCCAACTCCGGGAGCCAGCCCTGCTGTCCAGGCGGGAGCACGTATTCGGACGCAGGAATTACGTTTCCCGAGCTCAGTTCTTGGGAACCAAACACGAGTTTGGAATTGAGTACTGCAGTGGGGGAGTGCTGAAAGTAAAAGTGGATGGAGAAATAAGCCTCGTTATCAAAAGGCTTGCATGGAAATTCAGAGGGAATGAGAAATTCTACGTTGGAGGCATTGAAGTGGAATTCTTTTGGGATGTGTTTAACTGGGTGAATGATAATAATGGAAATGGACACGGCGTGTTTGTTTTTCAAGTTGGCGATGGTGGGGTGTGGCCGGATATGGTAGGTCCAGAAAAGAGGCtgatgaagaagagcttgtCCTCGTCGCCGGTGTCCGGTACAATTCCATCGCCGTCAACACCGTCGTGCTCGAGTGTGCTGCAATGGGCAGAGGAAAACAGTGATGGGGGGAGGAGTTCGTGTTCTTCATCAATTAGGTCATGTGGGAGCAATGGAGGAGGGTTCTCTTTGTTGTTGTATGCTTGGAGGAAGGATTAA
- the LOC122314932 gene encoding uncharacterized protein LOC122314932 yields the protein MSVAMVNSSTIMGFIKDRKTFNSCIAECFEMLDIDGTGTLSRKELRGGFHRVLSLGYYKSEPEEETKDLHEIVFKRFDEDQNGVIDRKEFMALIRELMQAMARGIGDSPVLVALEQGSLLMKAAQHELAALASMNLGSARKKNGKRSDINGLLGICLCCHKLETCS from the coding sequence ATGAGTGTAGCCATGGTTAATAGCTCGACGATAATGGGATTCATCAAAGATAGAAAGACGTTCAACAGTTGCATTGCCGAATGTTTTGAGATGCTAGATATCGATGGTACCGGTACGCTTTCACGAAAGGAGCTTCGTGGAGGATTCCATAGGGTTTTGTCATTGGGATATTACAAGTCGGAACCGGAAGAAGAGACCAAAGATCTGCATGAAATCGTTTTCAAAAGGTTTGATGAGGATCAAAATGGGGTGATTGATCGTAAGGAATTTATGGCCCTTATCAGGGAACTTATGCAAGCCATGGCACGAGGAATTGGAGATTCGCCAGTTCTAGTGGCTCTTGAGCAAGGTAGTCTGCTTATGAAGGCTGCTCAACATGAATTGGCGGCCTTGGCCAGCATGAACCTGGGATCAGCTAggaaaaaaaatggcaaaagatCAGATATAAATGGGCTTCTGGGTATATGCCTTTGCTGTCATAAACTGGAAACTTGCAGCTAG
- the LOC122315394 gene encoding uncharacterized protein LOC122315394: protein MDKSWMTLGDRLLSPAYADGVRNFLTMAQNHSMGSDRIRCPCRICCNNLFLPILEVESHLFIKGIDPNYTHWIFHGEEETLPTIDDDGDPEVESGDVYIDDIDGMLHDIRAATLRDAPQDNTTSPTHSAIPQSSPNSTFDQLLEDARRPLFEGCTNFSKLSFVVKLLHIKTLGGWSIKSFDMLLSLLGSAFPNAELPQSYEEARTLERGLGFTYHKIHACPNDCILFWKENANLSECPICKASRWKPYTHGSRVIPQKVLRHFPLKPRLQRLFVSTKIAGDMRWHKEQRVIDESSMRHPADSESWKTFDQAHSWFARDARNVRLGLASDGFNPFNNLAKPYSIWPVILVPYNLPPWLCMKDSFFMTSLIIPGPKSPGNDIDVYLQPLIDELLELWAHGVPTYDASTKEMFMLHAALLWTINDFPAYGNLSGWSTKGKLACPSCNASTDSNWLKYGRKHCYMGHRRLLPSDHTWRTRKGLFNGKEDLRMPPALVEGHDLITQLQMLGDIQFGKSCRKRKRTTEELNWTKKSIFFKLPYWSTMRLRHNLDVMHIEKNISENILGTLMNIPGKTKDNTNSRRDLEILGFRKELHLKREGERTIMPHASYTLHGDERNKFCEWLAEVKFPDGFASNITHCVSVRDSKISGLKSHDHHVFLQTLLPIAVGGFLRRDIALALTELSSFFKELCARTVDVNRLSKLQLDIVTILCKLEMIFPPSFFDVMVHLAVHLPREAILGGPVQYRWMYPFERYLGKFKRYVKNKAHPEGSIAEAWVHIECLTFCSMYLKDVETKFNRPDRNIDGVEDETLDGFTIFNQKLRPLGIANSVQLHDKLHTAAIWEHYDKCKVSNPNSIDRMQQTEFPNWFKQRVVDQRNNNPLDVSPDLYALACGPDRWVATYAACIINGKRFHTKSRELRRRSQNSGVLVTGDQETDNVDFYGLINDVVELHYMGGRRVYLFNCDWFDVGDKRRGIRVDDHLTSVNMNRTWYKDEPYVLACQASQCFYIRDIRAKGNWFVVQKYNNRNVYDIPPVHRVLDGNDGESSDDDAYQEIESSDDYPLLHCDACPVSTPLSRTDIEPTHIDARDHMESGGAHRNSPDFIDDSMVPSGSGDAYGDWEYSDDEDKSTDSESSSE, encoded by the exons atggacaaaagctggATGACTTTGGGTGATAGACTTTTATCACCTGCTTACGCTGATGGGGTACGCAATTTCCTTACAATGGCACAAAACCATTCCATGGGAAGTGATCGCATTCGGTGTCCATGCCGTATATGCTGTAATAATCTCTTCTTGCCTATACTTGAGGTGGAGTCTCACTTGTTTATAAAAGGGATAGATCCAAATTACACGCactggatatttcatggggaggaggaaacacTCCCCACCATTGACGATGATGGCGATCCCGAGGTTGAAAGTGGAGATGTGTACATTGATGACATAGATGGTATGCTACATGACATACGGGCAGCCACATTACGAGATGCTCCTCAAGACAACACTACATCACCAACTCACTCAGCAATACCTCAATCCTCCCCAAACTCAACTTTTGACCAACTATTAGAGGATGCCCGACGGCCTCTTTTCGAGGGTTGCACAAATTTCTCAAAGCTCTCTTTCGTAGTGAAgttgttacatattaaaacacttggtgggtGGTCAATCAAGTCTTTTGATATGCTGCTAAGCCTTTTGGGGTCAGCCTTTCCTAATGCTGAAttgccacaatcatatgaggagGCGAGGACATTGGAGCGTGGTTTGGGTTTCACGTACCACAAAATACATGCATGCCCTaatgactgcatcttattctggaaaGAAAATGCTAATCTGTCTGAGTGTCCTATCTGTAAGGCGTCGCGATGGAAGCCATATACACACGGGTCACGAGTGATCCCTCAAAAAGTGCTTCGTCATTTTCCCTTGAAGCCAAGATTGCAGCGTCTCTTTGTGTCAACCAAGATAGCGGGTGACATGAGATGGCATAAGGAGCAGCGGGTCATCGATGAGAGTAGTATGagacatcctgctgactctgagTCTTGGAAGACATTTGATCAAGCTCATAGTTGGTTTGCAAGGGATGCTCGCAATGTCAGGCTTGGTTTGGCAAGTGACGGGTTCAATCCCTTCAACAATCTGGCAAAACcttatagcatttggccagtgatTCTTGTCCCGTATAACTTACCGCCATGGTTATGCATGAAGGATTCATTCTTTATGACATCCCTCATTATCCCTGGCCCAAAATCACCAGGGAATGACATTGATGTGTATTTGCAACCATTAATTGATGAGTTACTTGAACTTTGGGCACATGGGGTACCTACATATGATGCATCCACTaaagaaatgttcatgttaCATGCTGCATTGTTGTGGACAATTAATGACTTTCCCGCTTATGGAAATCTGTCTGGGTGGTCAACAAAAGGGAAATTGGCATGTCCATCTTGCAATGCCAGTACAGATTCCAACTGGTTGAAGTATGGtagaaaacattgttatatgggacatcgACGTCTCTTACCCAGCGATCACACCTGGCGAACGAGAAAAGGGTTGTTCAACGGTAAAGAAGATCTTCGCATGCCACCAGCATTGGTTGAAGGACATGATCTAATAACTCAGTTACAAATGCTTGGAGATATTCAATTTGGAAAATCTTGTAGGAAGAGAAAACGTACAACAGAAGAGTTGAACTGGACAAAGAAAAGCATATTCTTCAAACTACCTTATTGGTCAACAATGCGGCttagacataatctagatgttatgcatattgagaagaatatttccGAGAACATTTTGGGCACTTTAATGAACATCCCGGGCAAGACAAAAGATAACACTAATTCACGGCGTGACCTAGAGATCCTGGGGTTTAGAAAGGAATTACATCTGAAACGTGAAGGTGAACGAACTATTATGCCACATGCATCATACACATTACATGGAGATGAAAGGAATAAATTCTGTGAGTGGCTTGCTGAGGTGAAATTTCCTGATGGGTTTGCTTCTAATATCACGCACTGTGTATCTGTACGTGATTCCAAGATCTCTGGGCTCAAAAGCCATGACCATCATGTTTTCTTGCAAACTCTACTTCCTATTGCTGTGGGGGGGTTCTTAAGGAGGGATATTGCAttggctttgactgaacttagtagtttcttcaaagagttgtgcgCCCGAACAGTAGATGTGAATCGCCTATCAAAGCTCCAGCTTGATATCGTCACCATTCTATGCAAACTGGAGATGattttccctccatcttttttcgATGTAATGGTCCACCTAGCTGTCCATTTACCCCGTGAGGCTATTCTTGGCGGTCCAGTTCAATATCGGTGGATGTACCCGTTTGAGAGGTATCTCGGCAAgttcaagcggtatgttaagaaCAAAGCACAtccagaaggttcaatagcGGAAGCCTGGGTTCACATTGAGTGTTTGACATTTTGCTCAATGTATCTCAaagatgttgagacgaagtTTAATCGACCGGACCGTAACATTGATGGTGTAGAAGATGAGACTCTAGATGGGTTCACAATTTTCAACCAGAAACTTCGTCCCTTGGGTATAGCTAATAGTGTGCAATTACACGATAAACTCCATACAGCAGCCATTTG GGAACACTACGACAAATGCAAGGTGTCAAACCCAAATTCTATTGATCGCATGCAACAAACTGAGTTTCCAAATTGGTTCAAGCAACGT GTGGTGGACCAGCGTAACAACAACCCACTTGATGTGTCCCCAGATTTGTATGCGTTAGCTTGTGGTCCTGACCGTTGGGTCGCAACATATGCTGCCTGCATTATAAATGGTAAACGGTTCCATACGAAGAGCCGTGAACTTCGCCGGCGAAGCCAAAATTCCGGAGTGTTGGTAACTGGTGATCAAGAAACTGATAATGTAGATTTTTATGGTCTTATAAATGATGTTGTAGAGTTACACTACATGGGAGGTCGGAGAGTGTACTTGTTCaattgtgattggtttgatgttggtgataaAAGGCGAGGGATACGGGTAGACGATCATTTAACTAGTGTCAATATGAATAGGACCTGGTATAAGGACGAACCATATGTGCTGGCATGTCAGGCTTCCCAGTGTTTTTACATTAGGGATATAAGGGCGAAAGGGAACTGGTTTGTTGTGCAGAAGTACAATAATAGGAATGTGTATGACATTCCACCAGTGCACAGGGTTTTAGACGGTAATGATGGCGAATCAAGTGATGATGATGCCTATCAAGAGATTGAGTCATCAGATGATTATccacttttgcattgtgatgcatGTCCTGTGTCAACTCCACTTAGTAGGACTGATATAGAACCTACACACATTGATGCACGAGACCACATGGAGTCGGGTGGTGCACACAGAAATTCAccagattttattgatgatagcATGGTTCCATCGGGTTCTGGAGATGCATATGGTGATTGGGAGTATTCAGATGATGAGGACAAGTCAACCGACTCTGAGTCCTCCTCAGAATAG